TTGCTGCATGTCTATCCAGTGAAAAGTGTTCACTAGGAGGGCGTGCTAATCATCAGTACGCCACGTTTCACTGTTTTTTCAATGTTATTTTGTTAGCATTTCTCTTGTGCGTTGATGGAAGAAATTGTCCTACtgattgcttttttttatcaaaatcCAAGATTAGAATGTATTTCTAATGAATCTGAAAGCCTTCTTTCTGTTACTGTAATTGATTGCATTTCGTTCCAACCCTGATTACGCTGGAGCAgttcatggctcagttacaggGCACACTCCAGCAATCAACTAAATTGATCTTTTCATCAAGAAGCCAATGTTGTAGCTCTTATTACCTCTACCTTACCTAAGTGGCGATACATTTAGAGACTTTCAAAGGCTGCTTCAGCTCATTGAAATCTGAGTTGGTAGGACATTGGGGCATAGTGAAATGTGTCAGCATGTGGAATTTAAGCTTTCTGTGTGCTGCAGAAATGTTCATCTTGTTGCCATGCAGTGcatattgtaaatattaaaaCCTTATTGTTAAAGTATTAAAGTTTTACCCctctgtttgtatgtgtgtttgtatgtgggtTTAGGCGAAGCCAATGATCGGGATGTGCAGGTGGTTGAGCTGCCCATTGTGGACAGCCTTCACCCCCGCCCCCCCTACCTGCCGCTGGCCATCCCGGAGGACCTGGCTGAGCGCCTCCAGAGACTGCACGGAGACCCCTCTGTCTGGTGGGTGTCCCAGTTCGTCAAATACTTGATCCGTCCGCAAGCCTGGCTGGAGAAAGAGATGCGCGAGACCACTTCCAAGCTGGGCTTCAGACACCCCATCATAGGGTAAGAAAGGGAAAACACACTCTTTTGTACAAACTAATCTGGGATCTTTTTTGAATGTGAGGGGTTAATATCGTGCTTAAAATGTGATGTGTGGCTACAGTTGTAGGACAGTGGCTTGGCTTGGAATTTGATTAAAAAAcctttcaattaaaaaaagacgTCTTTTCAAATTAAATGGgcacttttgtcattttgtgaAGTACTATAAAGAATGTTCAGAAATCTTTGTTTTATTCAGAAAGGGACTGAAAGTTACTATATTCTTTgaagatatatatttttagtgtTTGGAGGGAGTTATCATTGGCAGAAGGTGAACAGCTGAGCAGTAGCTCTTGCCAGAGTTTTGGTCCAGGCTTTTGTTTGcttttctaaatgaaaatgCACTTCTTTGCTCCTTTTGTTGTAAATCAATAAATTTGTTTGTTCCAACGTTTTTGGCTCTGTTTTCAGGAAATATGAGGATATGGGTGCCAGTAAATTTGGCCAGGCCTATATGGGTTTTGTCACCAAGTGATCTTTTCTCATTGTGATGAATGATCACACAGTCATGAATTTGTGTTAGTGGTTTTCTTCATGAAGTAAAACAAAAGGCTCATTTCAATTGTGAAGAGTGTTTTTAATGAACTTAATGCACAAGTTAATACACAGCAGGAATATACttatagtatgtgtgtgtctacaaGATAGATAGAGATACACCTACTTATCCCAGCACCACTCATACACTGTTCAGCACCAGCAGTCAGATTCGCCAACACTCCATCAGCCTTGCTCATGTACGCTCCAGCTGAGGCTGATGATTCTGCTTTCTGCAGGGTGCATGTGAGGAGGACAGATAAGGTGGGCACAGAGGCAGCTTTTCACCCCATAGAGGAGTACATGCAGCATGTGGAGGACCAGTTCCAGAGCTTGGCCCGACGCATGCATGTTGACAAGAAGCGTGTCTACCTGGCCACAGACGACCCCTCACTACTGCAGGAGGCTAAATCCaagtgagtgcgtgtgtgtgtgtttgtttagtttttggtTTTTTTCCAGTCTTAAAATGAAAATAGTACATTGTAGCAAAACGTATGAACTGATGCAGAATACTTCTACTTTGGGCCCTAGTATTTGATTTTAacatatatgtttgtgtgtgttaggtaCCCGGATTATGAGTTCATCAGCGACAACTCCATTTCGTGGTCAGCCGGCCTGCACAACCGCTACACTGAGAACTCTTTAAGAGGGGTCATCTTAGACATCCATTTTCTGTCGCAGACCAACTTCCTCGTCTGCACCTTCTCCTCCCAGGTGCCCTCATATGCTTCACTATTCATAACTCTGCACAAACCTATAGATTGTTGCTGTCATTTTATTTcagatcattttggagcatttcttttgatGCATTCTTAATGGACTTCTGACACAATctaaagaacaacagccagattcacaccACCAAAATCAAAAAATCAAAACACAGCAAAAGTTTTTTGAGTGAAAAGATGCAGCTGAGGCATTTTGTCAGCACAAATGGAAAACAGTGTAGTCTTCTGTCAACCCAGTAAAGCTGCAAAAACATTGCAGTATGAGGTGTTTGAGTGAAGAGACATTGCCCCCATGAACACATCATTTGCTAAGAAATAATGAACAAGGTACAACATAAACCCCTCCTCGCAGACCTGCTGGTGGGTGCAGACCTCTCTCCAAACTTCTAATAGCTCCataattttatcattttttaatcAGCTAAATAATTAGCCAAGGATATAGATATACAAGGAAAGTTCAaaattcaagggtttttaaaataattgtttCTGCTATCCaggaagtaactgtctctgctatCCAGGAAATTCtcctaaaataattagattgtggaacattgcagtgaggatttgtttgcattcagagTATTAGTaaagtcaagatgttggatgatcaccacttcacCCTACCTCACAggcccactgctccacagctctatgctgggatccttatacccctctagccctagGTTTTATGTATataatggtgtgtttttatgctATCACAGTTTTCCTATATtgaatcataacccctgtatcatgatACATATCATATTGTATGTTAAGTCTGTTGCCTGTGGAGCGATACTGTAATTTTGTCTTCTCTCCCATATGGACAGGTCTGTCGTGTGGCCTACGAGATTATGCAGACGCTGCACCCGGACGCTTCGtcctacttccactcactggacgaCATCTACTACTTTGGCGGCCAGAACGCACACAACCAGATCGCTATCTATCCTCACCAGCCACGCAGCAATGAGGAGATCCCACTGGAGCCGGGAGAGGTGATTGGTGTGGCGGGCAATCATTGGGATGGCTACTCCAAGGGCATCAACCGCAAGAGTGGCCGCACCGGCCTCTACCCCTCATACAAGGTGAAGGAGAAGATTGAGACAGTGAAGTACCCCACTTACCCTGAGGCTGACAAACTGCTCAACaaacagtagagagagagagagagagagagagagagagagagagactgtgggGAATATGTTCAATACTGGATACTGTAGTGAAGCCTGGACCTCCTGGATGGAAATGcactgcgtgtgtgtgagtgtgtgtgtgtgtgtgtgtgtgtgtgtgtgtgactgtatggtgtgtgtatgtataggtAGAGGGAGGTATTTTACAGGGTTTGGGACTAGTTTCTAACCCTGGCACTTGGACCTAAAGTCCCTATTAAAGTGGCCAATCAGGGTTGTAGAAAGGAAACTAAGAATAAACTCTAAAAGAACACCAGGATCAACAAACATGCCACTGCAGGTACTTCTACCCCCTCCCTCGCAAACCTCCGGCTAACATGAAGGGAActgcatttgtttatttaagattaaagtaaaaaaaacaacaacaaaaacaagaagAGACACTCCAGACTGCTTTAAAAAAGGAATCTTGAACCTGAACTTTGAACGTAAGCTTTTGTTTCTCCCTCCTGTgctgtttctctcctgtgtgaacacTTTTATGGCAGCCCCAACatttctctccttcttctccctcctttttctctcctctgTTCATACACTCCAACCAGTCACTCCATCTCGCACTCCTCCACCCATGTGCTTTTAATTTCCTCTgccatccagtgcttttaagactttttttgatgtttttagtTGTTACATttcatgatgtgtgtgtgtacgtgtgtatgtatgtttgtgtggtgggtgtgtgtatgtgtgtgtggagcgtGGCTGCGAATCAGGTGCCTCAGAAGAACGGCTGACGTCTGGCGTAACGTCATGCGTCAGGGTTTCATGAGCGTTCCGACTGCAGAGCCTTATGGAGAGATACACTCCTGCCCCCTCTGCTCCTCACTTTCTAATTCACATTGTCTTTCCATTGTGTTTTCAAACCCGTTGCTTTAATGTTAAGttcttaaacaaaaaaaagaaaaagatatagAAAGTGATGTTTAAAACTTAtgaaatactaatattaataataataatgatgatgatgatgataatgatgggaCGAAGAACAGTCATAATGGCAATGATGGAATATTGTTATAACAGGTTTTAGTCTACCATAAAacaattttcacattttttgtttGCGAGGGCATTGTCTTTGATAAGCCGATCAAATAAACTTGATCAGCCAACATGGgcctctgtatttctgtgtgatagtgtgtgtatgtgtgtgcagtaTGATGGTATATGATTATAGTGGACAATATGGTGACATTTTAGTATCACTGTGATAAAATATGCCACAGTTTTTCTGAGTATATCCTCAATATCATCAGTACTCTAAACAACTGAATGTTTTAATACAGATGAAGCTTAATTAGTGCAGTACGTAAAacgaatcatgttacacaggtaggctaatgtagtattaggagtcttgcctagGGGCAAATGTCTGCACATCACTCcataaaaaacatgtttaatgttattttttaattacaaaACAGTTTGTTCAGATCTtacaatctgattggttgagaagtgTTCCAATAGTTTTAGTGTGGAAAAAGCCATGctgttatcacaaatatcagctGAACCAAAGTCCTAATAGGCAAGcctgttatttattttctgtcacACAAGACCAAACTTCCATctctataaatgaggagacacCAAAATACTTAAAGCTGAAGGTCAAAGTACAGTTGCAAATATAGATTTTGAAATACAAATCTATCACAATcaaacaaaaatgacaaataccTCATAAACAGTTTGTAGTGTTTGGTCcaataatgcacaaaaaagcTACTGTGATGTTCTGCACATCAAGCGGGTACTCCTCCTGGTGTAACCTGGAAGCCATGTTGAGCATTACAAGAACTCCTGTTAAACTGGCCATTTCAAACAGTGTccggtctcctcatttataatgtCTCTGGCTGAACTTCATCAGTTCTATGGCTCTACCCTTACCACAAAAGGTGTGCTTAATAGTATCAGCAGTTTTCTTGGACATTGTAATTTCGTGTTTTGGAATTGTTACCACTGCATAGCAATAACCCGTTTGCAATAACTACTTTTTGGTGGGAGAAATCGACAGTTTTTTGGcgtctttgattttttttttttcctttacttTATAAAAAACTGTAATAGGACACTCAAGCTTGTGTGTTATCGTGCGTAACATCACTGCTGTTATGATCTGCCACACTACAGCCGTAATGTTATTTGcaataacacactccctcttgTGTTAACATAAAATCTTTTGAAACATTGTCTTTATTGAAACAAAGAAGATTGaaataatatgttaatattgTTATCAAAAATATTTTCAGAACATACTGCTCACTGCTCAATTCACAAagcccttttttattattaaaatgacttTAATTGATGCCATATGAGacaacttatttacacatttcCACCTATTCAGCTTGCCAACATTTAACTCCGCCCATTTGTAATTGCAGTTCTCAAGAGTGTATTCACTGTTGCGGATTGAGTTGAGAAGAGCTAAATTCAAGTCACTAAATGCACCAACTTGG
The Salminus brasiliensis chromosome 10, fSalBra1.hap2, whole genome shotgun sequence genome window above contains:
- the fut8a gene encoding alpha-(1,6)-fucosyltransferase, giving the protein MRPWTGSWRWITLVLLAWGTLLFYIGGHLVRDSEHPERSSRELSKILAKLERLKQQNEDLRRMAETLRLPEGQVEGAGAAGKLRSLEEQLIRAKEQINSYRSLPADGPGRNQEELRRKTENGVRELWYFVRSEVKKLAHVETGELQKHIDILLQDLGHQQRSIMTDLYHLSQADGAGDWREKEAKDLSELVQNRITYLQNPPDCSKARKLVCNINKGCGYGCQLHHVVYCFMIAYGTQRTLILESQNWRYATGGWETVFKPVSETCTDRTGASTGHWSGEANDRDVQVVELPIVDSLHPRPPYLPLAIPEDLAERLQRLHGDPSVWWVSQFVKYLIRPQAWLEKEMRETTSKLGFRHPIIGVHVRRTDKVGTEAAFHPIEEYMQHVEDQFQSLARRMHVDKKRVYLATDDPSLLQEAKSKYPDYEFISDNSISWSAGLHNRYTENSLRGVILDIHFLSQTNFLVCTFSSQVCRVAYEIMQTLHPDASSYFHSLDDIYYFGGQNAHNQIAIYPHQPRSNEEIPLEPGEVIGVAGNHWDGYSKGINRKSGRTGLYPSYKVKEKIETVKYPTYPEADKLLNKQ